Proteins encoded by one window of Mariniplasma anaerobium:
- a CDS encoding helix-turn-helix transcriptional regulator, with amino-acid sequence MNNLHENLKSLRNKSGYTQQEVADHLFVTRQCISRWEQGKTIPDIHSIEKLAGIYECKIEDLLDNDVLRTFTLDTANKTTKNKRNTYIFLSISMILMVISLTSMIIAIGKANEEKIYSFQAVITSLDNSHTKIEISDRGNTVYILNSDEFNDVTITSRVTQALIDIDELKINDTIEVFFDKEITSKKIKEIKVLDTVVEDNFLGVIIVSDGVEYSSIEDLPFDLQGIRYYYEEDIDFNTNFSFTDSTSMYSEEDNEKNISFNLYYDSLKLDNSIRIGLIYESGINYVQTITKPSIQTYYYKGEHNYSDDYFNVHSYELTINITLNPVSSFETIDIFEYDQNNTLIETSTYDDHLDLKLDHQIEADTIYAYIKINSIKEDQFLHLYTYVNTLQVFVGDTFDVYASDDYGFVYKQTIYYD; translated from the coding sequence ATGAATAATTTACATGAAAATCTAAAATCATTAAGAAATAAATCTGGATACACTCAGCAAGAAGTTGCAGATCATTTGTTTGTTACTAGACAATGCATATCTAGATGGGAACAAGGCAAAACAATTCCTGATATTCATTCTATAGAAAAACTTGCTGGAATATATGAGTGTAAAATTGAAGATTTACTAGATAATGATGTGTTAAGAACTTTTACATTGGATACAGCAAATAAAACAACTAAAAACAAAAGAAATACGTATATCTTTTTATCTATATCAATGATTTTGATGGTCATATCACTAACTAGCATGATAATTGCAATTGGAAAAGCAAACGAAGAAAAAATATATTCTTTTCAAGCAGTCATTACTAGCCTTGATAATAGTCATACAAAAATTGAGATTTCAGATAGAGGTAACACTGTATACATCTTGAACTCTGATGAATTTAATGATGTTACTATAACCTCTAGAGTTACACAAGCGCTAATAGATATAGATGAGTTGAAAATCAATGATACAATTGAAGTATTTTTTGATAAAGAAATTACATCTAAAAAGATAAAAGAAATTAAAGTTTTAGATACTGTTGTCGAAGATAATTTTTTAGGTGTCATAATTGTCTCGGATGGAGTAGAATATTCATCAATAGAAGACTTGCCGTTTGATTTGCAAGGCATTAGATATTATTATGAAGAAGATATAGATTTTAATACGAATTTTTCTTTTACGGATTCAACATCAATGTATAGTGAAGAAGACAATGAAAAAAATATAAGTTTTAATTTATATTATGATAGTTTGAAACTAGATAATAGTATAAGAATTGGTCTAATCTATGAATCAGGCATCAATTATGTGCAAACAATAACTAAACCTAGTATTCAAACTTATTATTATAAAGGAGAGCATAATTACTCTGATGATTACTTTAATGTCCATAGTTATGAGTTAACTATAAATATCACTTTAAATCCTGTAAGTTCTTTTGAAACAATTGATATTTTTGAATATGATCAAAATAATACACTCATAGAAACTTCTACATATGATGATCACTTGGATTTAAAACTAGATCACCAGATAGAAGCGGATACAATTTATGCATATATTAAAATCAATAGTATTAAAGAAGATCAATTTTTACATCTTTATACATATGTGAACACCTTACAGGTTTTTGTTGGTGATACATTTGATGTATATGCGAGTGATGATTATGGGTTTGTCTATAAACAAACGATTTATTATGATTAA
- a CDS encoding DsrE family protein, with translation MNKNELNVLWTNGDPITSEHFLLLYTINAQKRGWFDQVNIIVWGSPAKLIIENKRIQELVKEAMAIGVNVSGCLHCAQELGVDKELEAMGIKLEYKGIPLTELIKGDHKLITI, from the coding sequence ATGAATAAAAATGAACTTAATGTTTTATGGACTAATGGAGATCCAATAACTTCAGAACACTTTTTGTTATTATATACAATCAATGCACAAAAAAGAGGTTGGTTTGATCAAGTGAATATTATTGTTTGGGGTTCACCTGCAAAATTAATTATAGAAAACAAGAGAATACAAGAATTAGTAAAAGAAGCAATGGCAATAGGTGTTAACGTAAGTGGATGCTTACACTGTGCTCAAGAATTAGGTGTAGACAAAGAGTTAGAAGCTATGGGTATCAAGTTAGAGTATAAGGGTATTCCATTAACTGAATTAATTAAAGGTGATCATAAATTAATTACAATATAA
- a CDS encoding efflux RND transporter permease subunit, which translates to MKAYINLIFKKQLLFKIILAITIIMSIAGIVQLKLNTNFSSFSPDESIYQDRLDETTQIFGELNQLMVIVEVDTINRTTLDDMNSLQNELSAISDISFIQGAAPNELMINGSAVEFGDIPSETVISYYEKFEDFSPIKINEDTNYFVFTLFISSDFTNASIKDIENTLEDISYTSYISGDSYNQLKITDYIIRILLILPPLALLVIFLVFRSQMGAIKPTILSLLPAGIGSLWTFGLIGWIGNEVSILTAVVPIFIIVIGSADGLHFMSHYQDDKAQGMDDKSALLSTLKLVGIPMVVTTLTSIAGFLSLLSMNTSSIKDLSIYSAVGILLAGLATWYVLPLILSHGLNVSRKRNPRYKLNLSQGLKKLSGIPSLIIVLVIIIVTAFSFSHINNEFNMLMLYKDSTIVAQNAAKVSEVNGGSIPVYVSIKTDGDVITLDALHEVSVVVDQLNTLDEVNKVVNPFELIQIIYENQFNGDIPNDIVLNNIYMTLSSDPNSTINDLISLDSNVVRLLVFPADLENNTLDVIETSVDELNLDTNVTGVQYLMKDLNDSISQMQINSIILALSIVIVMLVITLKSFKVALFSMIPIIITVISLYGFLGLSGIPLNITTVIIFSITIGVGIDYAVHFSSLYKYYLKDNSNDQAIEKAYHSSSRPIITNAFGISLGFSILMFSPLTIHFNVSVLMWVSMVVSVLLTLTLLPYIFHITRRKHHA; encoded by the coding sequence ATGAAAGCATACATCAATTTAATATTTAAGAAACAATTATTATTTAAAATAATCTTAGCAATCACGATTATCATGTCAATCGCTGGTATTGTTCAACTAAAGCTAAACACTAATTTCTCTAGTTTCTCACCTGATGAATCTATTTATCAAGATCGATTAGATGAAACAACACAAATTTTTGGAGAATTAAACCAATTAATGGTTATTGTAGAAGTTGATACAATCAATCGCACTACATTAGATGACATGAATAGCTTACAAAATGAATTATCAGCTATCAGTGACATTAGTTTCATTCAAGGTGCAGCACCAAATGAATTAATGATAAATGGATCTGCTGTAGAATTTGGAGACATCCCTTCTGAAACAGTCATTTCGTATTATGAAAAGTTTGAAGATTTTTCACCTATTAAAATTAATGAGGATACAAATTATTTTGTTTTTACACTATTTATTAGTTCAGATTTCACTAATGCAAGCATCAAAGATATTGAAAATACATTAGAGGATATTTCATATACTTCTTATATTTCTGGTGATTCTTACAATCAATTAAAGATTACTGATTATATTATTAGAATTTTACTTATACTTCCACCACTTGCTTTACTTGTGATTTTTCTAGTGTTTAGATCACAAATGGGAGCAATCAAACCTACGATTTTAAGTCTTTTGCCTGCAGGCATTGGTTCATTGTGGACATTTGGTCTCATCGGATGGATTGGAAATGAAGTTTCAATTTTGACAGCTGTTGTCCCAATATTTATTATCGTTATAGGGAGTGCAGATGGACTTCATTTCATGAGCCACTATCAAGATGACAAAGCTCAAGGCATGGATGACAAATCAGCTTTATTAAGCACTTTAAAGTTAGTTGGTATCCCAATGGTTGTGACTACATTAACTTCGATTGCAGGATTTTTATCATTGTTATCAATGAATACATCTAGTATCAAAGATTTAAGTATATATTCAGCTGTTGGTATCTTACTTGCAGGACTTGCTACTTGGTATGTCCTACCACTTATCCTTTCTCATGGTTTAAATGTCTCAAGAAAAAGAAATCCTCGTTATAAATTAAATCTTTCACAAGGATTAAAAAAACTTTCAGGTATACCAAGTTTAATTATTGTATTGGTCATTATCATTGTTACTGCTTTTTCATTTAGTCATATTAATAATGAATTTAATATGCTAATGCTATATAAAGATTCAACCATAGTTGCACAGAATGCTGCAAAAGTTTCAGAAGTTAATGGTGGCAGTATACCAGTTTATGTCTCTATAAAAACTGATGGTGATGTAATCACACTAGATGCACTTCATGAAGTATCAGTTGTTGTAGATCAACTCAACACATTAGATGAAGTCAATAAAGTTGTTAATCCATTTGAACTGATTCAAATCATCTATGAAAATCAGTTTAATGGTGATATTCCTAATGATATCGTTTTAAATAATATTTATATGACTTTATCAAGCGACCCAAATAGTACAATTAACGATTTAATCTCTCTTGATTCTAATGTTGTTCGTTTATTAGTGTTTCCTGCTGATTTAGAAAATAATACTCTAGATGTCATTGAAACATCCGTTGATGAATTAAATTTGGATACGAATGTGACTGGTGTGCAATATTTAATGAAAGATCTAAATGATTCGATTTCACAAATGCAAATCAATAGTATTATATTAGCTTTAAGTATTGTCATCGTGATGTTAGTTATTACGTTAAAAAGTTTTAAAGTTGCTTTATTCAGCATGATTCCTATTATCATCACAGTGATTAGCTTATATGGGTTTTTAGGATTAAGTGGCATACCACTAAACATAACAACTGTTATTATATTCAGCATCACCATAGGTGTAGGAATTGATTACGCAGTGCATTTCAGTAGTTTGTACAAATACTATTTAAAAGATAATAGTAATGACCAAGCAATTGAAAAGGCATATCATAGTTCTTCTCGTCCTATTATCACCAATGCATTTGGGATTTCCTTAGGATTTAGTATCCTAATGTTTTCTCCACTCACAATTCATTTTAATGTATCTGTCTTAATGTGGGTTAGTATGGTTGTAAGTGTATTATTAACTTTAACACTTCTTCCATATATATTTCATATAACAAGGAGGAAACATCATGCCTAA
- a CDS encoding TetR/AcrR family transcriptional regulator — translation MPKDMFFNIPEEKRQMFVQVAVEEFSTKSFEEVSVNSIIKKANISRGSFYTYFDNLEELLHYIMQPVKDERIKHIKDFLDESNSNFFEFVRKLFLYDYDKYNQNGTHSLFKNYIHFIQVVKKGSLKDNLIKDFLGTLSDPDFLKLKNVLAKPLELSEDEFFDLIEVSLILMVNTFIKSENEHLNKRETISIFNHRITQLEFGVRKRS, via the coding sequence ATGCCTAAAGATATGTTTTTTAATATTCCTGAAGAAAAAAGACAAATGTTTGTTCAAGTAGCTGTTGAAGAATTTTCAACAAAGTCATTTGAAGAAGTTAGTGTTAACTCTATTATTAAAAAAGCAAATATTTCAAGAGGTTCTTTTTATACATATTTTGATAATCTAGAGGAACTCCTTCACTATATTATGCAACCTGTTAAAGATGAACGCATTAAACATATTAAGGATTTTTTAGATGAGTCAAATTCTAATTTTTTTGAATTTGTAAGAAAACTATTTTTATATGACTATGATAAATATAATCAAAATGGAACACATTCTTTATTTAAAAATTATATACACTTTATACAAGTCGTTAAAAAAGGTAGTCTTAAGGATAATTTGATTAAAGATTTTCTTGGGACTTTAAGTGATCCTGATTTTTTAAAATTGAAAAATGTACTAGCAAAACCACTTGAATTAAGCGAAGATGAATTCTTTGATCTAATAGAAGTATCTCTTATATTAATGGTAAATACATTTATTAAATCTGAAAATGAACATTTGAATAAACGTGAAACTATCTCAATTTTTAATCATAGAATCACTCAATTAGAATTTGGAGTAAGAAAAAGAAGTTAA
- the argS gene encoding arginine--tRNA ligase, translating into MIELIKQEIKQKIESKYNLTQVIVEEPKRGFADIAIPLFNLSKEWKMNPKLVFDKIKDDVLVEHVERIEFMNGFLNIYLERKNLSEQILHNIFEKQNHYGDQLLEDKQSVVMDYSSPNIAKSFGVGHLRSTMIGNSIQLIYKKLGYKTVAVNHLGDWGTQFGKMIVAYQKWGKKEDVQKNPIAEMQKLYVKFHDEEKNDDTLEQQARDVFKKLEDHDEVYTELWQWFKEESMKEFMQMYDLLNVSFDYFTGESFYNDKMDAAVEELEQKHLLKVDDGATIVDLGDDMPPALIKRSDGATLYITRDLAAILYRYRTYGATKLLYVVGNEQQLHFKQLKKLTDLLGYNFDIEHINFGLVLVDGKKMSTRGGKFKRLEEVIDQAIVLAKDAIMSKNPNLKNQDEVAKAVAIGAIIYNDLKNDKHLDVDFDLENMLKFEGQTGPYLQYSSVRIESIVKGYDIDIDQVNADVYKQDHYFEIVKSLAQFPNILHRAKDTSSPSVISKYVMSLAQAFNSFYGKERIIVEDISVLQANLLFARSIQIIINESLRLLGIKSLKEM; encoded by the coding sequence ATGATAGAACTTATCAAACAAGAAATTAAACAAAAAATTGAATCTAAATACAATCTAACACAAGTCATTGTAGAAGAACCTAAAAGAGGATTTGCAGATATAGCTATTCCTTTATTTAATCTTTCTAAAGAGTGGAAGATGAATCCTAAACTTGTTTTTGACAAAATCAAAGATGATGTTTTAGTTGAGCATGTAGAGCGTATAGAATTTATGAATGGTTTTTTAAATATCTATTTAGAACGTAAAAATCTATCAGAACAAATTTTACATAATATTTTTGAAAAACAAAATCATTATGGAGATCAACTATTAGAAGACAAACAATCTGTTGTCATGGATTATTCATCACCAAATATCGCTAAAAGTTTTGGTGTTGGACATTTGAGATCAACGATGATAGGAAATTCTATTCAATTAATTTATAAAAAATTAGGATACAAAACAGTTGCAGTCAATCATTTAGGTGATTGGGGAACTCAATTTGGTAAAATGATTGTTGCTTATCAAAAATGGGGCAAAAAAGAAGATGTTCAAAAAAATCCAATTGCAGAGATGCAAAAACTATATGTTAAATTTCATGATGAAGAAAAAAATGATGATACTTTAGAACAACAAGCTAGAGATGTATTTAAGAAACTAGAAGATCATGATGAAGTATATACAGAACTTTGGCAATGGTTTAAAGAAGAATCAATGAAAGAATTTATGCAAATGTATGATTTATTAAATGTTTCATTTGATTATTTTACAGGCGAAAGTTTTTATAATGATAAAATGGATGCTGCTGTTGAAGAATTAGAACAAAAGCATTTATTAAAAGTAGATGATGGAGCAACTATTGTTGATCTTGGTGATGATATGCCACCAGCACTAATCAAACGTAGCGATGGAGCAACTCTTTATATCACAAGAGACTTAGCTGCAATTTTATATCGTTATCGCACATATGGCGCAACTAAGCTGTTATATGTTGTAGGAAACGAGCAACAACTTCATTTCAAACAATTAAAAAAATTAACAGATTTATTAGGATATAATTTTGATATTGAACATATCAATTTTGGCCTCGTTTTAGTTGATGGTAAAAAAATGTCAACAAGAGGTGGCAAATTCAAACGTTTAGAAGAAGTTATTGATCAAGCGATTGTATTAGCAAAAGACGCTATTATGAGTAAAAATCCTAACTTAAAGAATCAAGATGAAGTTGCAAAAGCAGTTGCTATTGGAGCGATCATCTATAATGATTTAAAAAATGATAAGCATTTAGATGTAGATTTTGATTTAGAAAATATGCTTAAATTTGAAGGTCAAACAGGTCCTTATCTACAATATAGTAGTGTAAGAATTGAATCAATCGTTAAAGGTTATGACATCGATATTGATCAAGTTAATGCTGATGTGTATAAACAAGATCATTATTTTGAAATTGTTAAGTCACTCGCACAATTTCCAAATATCTTGCATAGAGCAAAAGATACGAGCTCACCAAGTGTTATATCTAAATATGTCATGAGTCTAGCTCAAGCATTTAATAGTTTTTATGGAAAAGAGCGAATTATTGTAGAAGATATAAGTGTTTTACAAGCAAATTTATTATTTGCAAGATCAATCCAAATTATTATTAATGAGTCTTTAAGATTGTTAGGCATTAAATCTTTAAAAGAAATGTAG
- a CDS encoding thioredoxin family protein: MADKYTKVKPKVHPITITAIVGFFVLIVALIIILQPTNRESIYNAYSPYSTNDLTEDHPFYEVNYKSTLFKKGLKSIIEDEALVFVYIGSPDCTSCQAHIGAFQKYYESLEMDQYVDTIYYLNPSEDLDQFEDFVLDYEGVKETTPQLIVFQDGEILYQFEVVSAEDSQLLNRSVRDFYEDVIDLLAE; this comes from the coding sequence ATGGCAGACAAATATACAAAGGTAAAACCTAAGGTTCATCCAATAACAATTACAGCAATTGTTGGCTTTTTTGTCTTAATAGTTGCATTAATTATTATTTTACAACCAACAAATAGAGAAAGCATTTATAATGCGTATTCACCATATTCAACAAATGATTTAACTGAAGACCATCCATTTTATGAAGTTAATTATAAATCAACTTTATTTAAAAAAGGTTTAAAAAGTATCATTGAAGATGAAGCGTTAGTATTTGTTTATATTGGCTCTCCAGATTGTACATCTTGTCAAGCTCATATAGGAGCTTTTCAAAAATACTATGAATCTTTAGAAATGGATCAATATGTAGACACAATCTACTATCTTAATCCATCAGAGGATTTAGATCAATTTGAGGATTTTGTTTTAGATTATGAAGGCGTTAAAGAAACAACTCCACAATTAATCGTATTTCAAGATGGCGAAATCTTATATCAATTTGAAGTTGTAAGTGCAGAAGATTCTCAACTACTAAATCGTAGTGTAAGAGATTTCTACGAAGATGTAATTGATTTATTAGCTGAATAA
- the purB gene encoding adenylosuccinate lyase, which produces MIERYQRAEMKKIWSDKSKFDAYLKVELAASYAWQQLGLFDLDTYEKISNANYKLKDILDIEKQTKHDVVAFTKAVSNSLGEEKKYFHYGLTSTDVVDSAHGVLLKKANKLIKKDMKALMEVLKEKAYLYKDTPIMGRTHGMHAEVTSFGLKFALWYEDFKRLYQGFVEASKLVEASKFSGAVGNYAANNPEIEKIASKKLGLTPAYISTQTLQRDRHAKYVLQIAIIGSQLEKMAVEIRHLSRSEVHEVSEFFDINQKGSSAMPHKKNPISSENITGLSRILRGYTIPALENIALWHERDISHSSVERIILVDSTTLIDYMLNRYTNTLSKLIVYENKMLENINLSYGANYAQHVLNLLIDKGFDRTYAYDIIQKLAYQAMNEQISFKELILSHQEINQAIKIDELNPIFNPKQYLKHTDYIFNKIFN; this is translated from the coding sequence ATGATTGAGCGTTACCAAAGAGCTGAGATGAAGAAAATCTGGAGTGACAAATCAAAATTTGATGCATATTTGAAAGTTGAACTTGCAGCAAGCTATGCATGGCAACAACTAGGTCTTTTTGATTTGGATACTTATGAGAAAATAAGCAATGCAAATTATAAGTTAAAAGATATACTAGACATTGAAAAACAAACAAAACATGACGTGGTAGCTTTCACAAAAGCTGTATCTAATTCATTAGGAGAAGAAAAAAAGTATTTTCATTATGGATTAACTTCAACAGATGTTGTAGATAGTGCACATGGAGTGTTATTAAAAAAAGCAAATAAATTGATCAAAAAAGATATGAAAGCTTTAATGGAAGTTCTTAAAGAAAAAGCATATCTATATAAAGATACACCGATTATGGGTAGAACCCATGGCATGCATGCAGAAGTTACTAGTTTTGGATTAAAATTCGCATTATGGTATGAAGACTTCAAAAGACTTTACCAAGGCTTTGTAGAGGCTTCTAAGCTTGTTGAAGCATCTAAATTTAGTGGTGCTGTTGGCAATTATGCGGCTAATAACCCTGAGATAGAAAAAATAGCGAGTAAGAAATTAGGATTGACACCTGCATATATATCAACACAAACTCTTCAGCGTGATCGTCATGCCAAATATGTTTTACAAATCGCAATCATAGGCAGTCAATTAGAAAAAATGGCAGTTGAAATTAGACATCTATCAAGAAGTGAAGTTCATGAAGTCAGTGAATTTTTTGATATCAATCAAAAAGGTTCATCTGCAATGCCACATAAAAAAAATCCAATCAGTAGTGAAAACATTACAGGATTATCAAGAATCTTAAGAGGATATACAATTCCAGCTTTAGAAAATATTGCCCTATGGCATGAAAGAGATATCTCGCATTCCTCTGTTGAGCGAATTATTCTAGTTGATTCTACAACTTTAATTGATTATATGCTCAATAGATATACAAACACCTTAAGCAAGCTTATTGTGTATGAAAATAAGATGTTAGAAAACATCAATTTATCTTATGGCGCAAATTATGCACAACATGTCTTAAATCTTTTAATTGATAAAGGATTTGATAGAACATATGCATATGATATTATTCAAAAATTAGCATATCAAGCAATGAATGAACAAATATCATTTAAAGAATTGATTTTAAGCCATCAAGAGATTAATCAAGCGATAAAAATAGATGAGTTAAATCCTATATTTAACCCAAAACAATACCTGAAACACACGGATTATATCTTTAACAAAATCTTTAATTGA
- a CDS encoding adenylosuccinate synthase, which translates to MKRLVVVGTQWGDEGKGKITDYLAQKADVVVRYQGGNNAGHTVVFDDKKYSLHLLPSGILNPKIENVMANGMVINPKAFAAEIAKVDQFSLYISDRAHVVMPYHIELDKAYETIKKDVKIGTTHKGIGPAYSDKSARIGIRVSSFIQEKKFHDELKHLMILKNKELISLGFPELNFDEVFNEYKTYADLMRPYVIDTSYLLNEFIEQDKKILFEGAQGVMLCLDQGTYPYVTSSSPTAASVPVNAGIAPWLLDGALGVTKAYSTRVGEGFMPTEIKSELGNKIRIKGNEFGTTTGRPRRIGWLDTVVLRHSKRVSGLSYLAVTLLDVLSGIDELQIAVSYDLDGQTIDYVPADIDDFNRCIPNYITLNGWQEDITQVKSFEDLPENAQIYLKTLSKLVKVDIAIFSVGPDRLQTICVKDIF; encoded by the coding sequence ATGAAAAGACTAGTTGTTGTAGGTACTCAATGGGGTGACGAAGGTAAAGGAAAGATAACAGATTATCTAGCACAAAAAGCAGACGTAGTTGTTAGATATCAAGGTGGAAATAATGCAGGGCATACAGTCGTTTTTGATGATAAAAAATATAGCCTACATTTATTGCCATCAGGTATCCTAAATCCAAAAATAGAAAATGTTATGGCAAATGGGATGGTTATAAATCCTAAAGCTTTTGCAGCTGAAATTGCAAAAGTTGATCAATTTAGCCTTTATATATCGGATCGGGCACATGTGGTTATGCCATATCACATAGAATTAGATAAAGCATATGAAACCATAAAAAAAGATGTTAAGATTGGTACAACCCATAAAGGTATTGGTCCAGCATACTCAGATAAAAGTGCTAGAATTGGTATTAGAGTTTCAAGTTTCATACAAGAAAAGAAATTTCATGATGAATTGAAACATTTAATGATATTAAAAAACAAAGAACTTATTTCACTAGGATTTCCTGAACTTAATTTTGATGAAGTATTTAATGAATATAAAACATACGCAGACTTGATGAGACCCTATGTAATTGACACATCATATTTATTAAATGAGTTTATAGAACAAGATAAGAAAATTTTATTTGAAGGTGCACAAGGTGTGATGCTTTGTCTTGATCAAGGCACATATCCATATGTGACATCATCATCACCAACTGCAGCATCTGTACCAGTTAACGCTGGGATTGCTCCATGGTTATTAGATGGTGCACTAGGTGTTACAAAAGCCTATTCTACAAGAGTTGGTGAGGGGTTTATGCCAACGGAGATAAAAAGTGAATTAGGAAATAAGATACGAATTAAAGGAAATGAGTTTGGTACAACAACAGGAAGACCAAGACGCATTGGTTGGCTTGATACCGTTGTTCTTCGTCATTCAAAAAGAGTTAGTGGCCTGAGTTATTTAGCAGTTACTTTACTTGATGTCTTATCAGGTATTGATGAATTACAAATAGCAGTATCCTATGATTTAGATGGACAAACCATTGATTATGTACCTGCCGACATTGATGATTTTAATAGATGTATTCCAAATTACATCACATTAAATGGATGGCAAGAAGATATCACACAAGTGAAATCTTTTGAAGACCTACCAGAAAACGCACAAATATATTTAAAAACATTAAGTAAGTTAGTCAAAGTTGATATCGCAATTTTTTCAGTAGGTCCTGATAGATTGCAAACAATTTGTGTTAAAGATATCTTTTAG
- a CDS encoding glycogen synthase produces MKILFCSGEAHPFSKSGGLADVSYALSKALQKKGHEVKIITPLYQSLISKKDTFENIGQAKIKVGSQSETATFYKTTYDGLSYIFVDHEKFFNKSRYYGYSDDALRFTFFNLAILEYIKLTKNYPDIIHANDWQTSLVPFFLDVFYRRIDQSFKNIKTLLSIHNLEKQGAFPMDIEALFNHKNFTYIHMNQVNFLKCGIMRANAINTVSENYKDEILTRFYGFSLDGPLKSRQHDLYGILNGFDDELYNPKNNENIYQGYDEETHTIGKKINRKELIKTLKLTPGLNIPIVSFIHRFARQKGLDIMMEVLEDYLKIGAFYFIAIGSGDALYESYFMKLQKKYPEFVYYNEGFDVNLEQKVYAASDLFMLPSLFEPCGLNHMVAMKYGALPIVRETGGLKDTVTPYNKFSGIGVGFTFKNYNKSEFVEAIDQALNLYHEDKEAFNSMVRQAMHIKYSVSKMASQYEELYNKILNS; encoded by the coding sequence ATGAAAATATTATTTTGCAGTGGCGAAGCACATCCTTTCTCTAAATCAGGAGGACTTGCAGATGTATCTTACGCACTCTCAAAAGCATTACAAAAAAAGGGACATGAAGTTAAAATCATAACCCCACTATATCAAAGTCTAATATCAAAAAAAGATACATTTGAAAATATAGGCCAAGCCAAGATCAAAGTTGGTAGTCAGTCTGAAACTGCTACATTTTATAAAACAACTTATGATGGGCTTTCTTATATATTTGTTGATCATGAAAAGTTTTTCAATAAGTCTCGTTATTATGGATACTCTGATGATGCACTAAGATTTACTTTTTTCAATTTAGCTATCTTAGAGTATATAAAACTTACTAAAAACTATCCTGATATCATTCATGCTAATGACTGGCAAACAAGTTTAGTTCCATTTTTCTTAGATGTCTTTTATAGACGCATAGATCAATCATTTAAAAACATAAAAACATTATTATCAATTCATAATCTAGAAAAACAAGGCGCATTCCCAATGGATATAGAAGCGCTCTTTAATCATAAAAATTTCACTTATATACATATGAATCAAGTGAACTTCTTAAAATGTGGTATTATGCGTGCTAATGCGATTAACACTGTATCAGAAAATTATAAAGATGAGATCTTAACAAGATTTTATGGGTTTTCTTTAGATGGTCCACTAAAATCTAGACAACATGATTTATACGGCATTCTAAATGGATTTGATGATGAATTGTACAATCCTAAAAATAATGAAAATATTTATCAAGGATATGATGAAGAAACACATACGATTGGCAAAAAAATTAATCGTAAAGAACTCATAAAAACTTTAAAATTAACTCCAGGATTAAATATCCCAATCGTTTCATTTATCCATCGTTTTGCTAGACAAAAAGGATTGGATATTATGATGGAAGTACTAGAAGATTATTTAAAAATCGGAGCATTTTATTTTATAGCAATCGGTTCTGGTGATGCTTTATATGAATCATATTTTATGAAACTTCAAAAGAAATATCCTGAATTTGTTTATTATAACGAAGGCTTTGATGTTAATTTAGAGCAAAAAGTTTATGCTGCATCAGATTTATTTATGCTACCTAGTTTATTTGAACCATGTGGGTTAAATCATATGGTCGCGATGAAATATGGTGCACTTCCAATTGTTAGAGAAACTGGTGGATTAAAAGATACAGTAACTCCTTACAATAAGTTTAGTGGTATTGGTGTAGGATTTACATTCAAAAATTATAATAAATCAGAGTTTGTAGAAGCAATTGACCAAGCTTTAAACTTGTATCATGAAGATAAAGAAGCTTTTAATTCAATGGTTCGTCAGGCGATGCATATTAAATATTCAGTGTCAAAAATGGCTTCTCAATATGAAGAACTATATAATAAAATATTAAATTCTTAG